One window from the genome of Diospyros lotus cultivar Yz01 chromosome 11, ASM1463336v1, whole genome shotgun sequence encodes:
- the LOC127812746 gene encoding LOB domain-containing protein 18-like, with the protein MNPRSRCGACVVLNRGCHPQCIFAPYFRCEGGTAHFATVREVYTIRNVVNLLTPLSVNDQFWASDTLLFEAQARLQDPVYGCVSHILALQQQVSELQAYRAYLQDSLFAYYSSHPLLVPPFDPNFNWSSSPPTIPEATLPHPGEMSSSQMPLSDDLDELGPVIFGHRRRP; encoded by the coding sequence ATGAACCCCCGGTCTCGATGTGGTGCCTGTGTAGTATTAAATAGAGGATGTCATCCACAGTGCATTTTTGCTCCTTATTTTCGTTGTGAGGGTGGTACTGCTCATTTTGCTACCGTTCGTGAAGTTTATACTATCAGAAATGTCGTCAACCTCTTGACTCCGCTTTCGGTAAATGACCAATTTTGGGCTTCCGATacacttctctttgaagctcaagcccggCTTCAGGATCCTGTTTATGGGtgtgtatctcacattcttgCTCTTCAGCAACAGGTTAGTGAGctgcaagcttatcgagcttatttgcaagattcacTATTCGCATATTATTCTTCGCATCCCCTACTTGTTcctccatttgatccaaatttcAACTGGAGCTCTAGTCCTCCCACCATCCCAGAGGCTACTCTACCTCACCCTGGCGAAATGAGCAGCAGCCAGATGCCACTCTCGGATGACCTTGATGAGCTAGGTCCAGTCATCTTTGGCCACCGCCGACGTCCTTGA